The following are encoded together in the Solidesulfovibrio sp. genome:
- a CDS encoding NAD(+)/NADH kinase: MRTAAILANPASGKDIRRLVAHGSVFDNQEKVRLTRRLLLGLEAAGVARVLYMPDAYGIVPRALEAIAPAMACTPIDMPLTNSQQDTIVAAGIAEALGAGVMVALGGDGTSRAACKGSIKTPILPLSTGTNNVFPVMIEATVAGLAAGIVASGRFPPEATCHRATMLEVLLNDVPVDIALVDVAVYDDVFTASRAVWDLDKVPRLFLSRCRADAIGLSAIGGQLAHITPEEPRGLALELAPDGDTTVTAAIAPGRFARVCIRAARDMPPGQAHPVTLAPCLLAVDGEREVAVARGVRAAVRLTTLGPFVVDVPRVMELARRAGLFISGQPA, encoded by the coding sequence GTGCGCACAGCGGCGATCCTGGCCAACCCGGCCTCGGGCAAGGACATCCGACGCCTGGTGGCCCACGGCAGCGTGTTCGACAACCAGGAGAAGGTGCGCCTGACGCGCCGGCTCCTTTTGGGCCTGGAAGCGGCCGGCGTCGCGCGGGTGCTCTACATGCCCGACGCCTACGGCATCGTGCCCCGGGCCCTGGAGGCCATCGCCCCGGCCATGGCCTGCACGCCCATCGACATGCCCCTGACCAACAGCCAGCAGGACACCATCGTCGCGGCCGGCATCGCCGAGGCCCTGGGCGCCGGGGTCATGGTGGCCCTGGGCGGCGACGGCACCAGCCGGGCCGCCTGCAAGGGTTCCATAAAAACCCCCATCCTGCCCCTGTCCACGGGCACCAACAACGTCTTCCCGGTCATGATCGAGGCCACGGTGGCCGGCCTGGCCGCCGGCATCGTGGCCTCGGGCCGTTTCCCCCCGGAAGCGACCTGCCACCGGGCGACCATGCTCGAGGTGCTCCTTAACGACGTCCCGGTCGACATCGCCCTGGTGGACGTGGCCGTCTACGACGACGTGTTCACGGCCTCGCGGGCGGTCTGGGACCTGGACAAGGTGCCCCGGCTGTTCCTGTCGCGCTGCCGGGCCGACGCCATCGGCCTGTCGGCCATCGGGGGGCAGCTGGCCCACATCACCCCCGAGGAGCCGCGCGGCCTGGCCCTGGAATTGGCCCCGGACGGCGACACGACGGTCACGGCCGCCATCGCCCCGGGCCGCTTCGCCCGGGTTTGCATCCGCGCCGCCCGGGACATGCCGCCCGGCCAGGCCCACCCCGTCACCCTGGCCCCGTGCCTGCTCGCCGTCGACGGCGAACGGGAGGTGGCGGTGGCGCGCGGCGTGCGCGCCGCCGTGCGCCTGACCACCCTCGGCCCCTTTGTCGTGGACGTCCCCCGGGTCATGGAGCTGGCCCGCCGGGCCGGCCTTTTCATCTCCGGACAACCCGCCTGA
- the lpdA gene encoding dihydrolipoyl dehydrogenase produces MYDVIVIGGGSGGYAGAIRASQLGGKVALIEGGQMGGTCVNRGCIPSKIWLHAAAILDQTRKAGEFGIKASVDALDLAAITDRKNGVSSDIRMGMEALLQNNGVDVIRGRGTLKSGREVLVDGQVVAGKNIIIATGSSLAVPDVPGLAEAAWTSDQLLEATAIPASVLVTDPGFIGVELAFLLAVFGAKVTIAVPTPRILPAEDQDTSQRLAQSLRERGVTILTRQTLASVAPAGDGFACLLSGNGKEQAVEVAKVLVSTRKPNVEGLGLEALGIKRKDDGGIAVDDRLRTAVPTVYAIGDATGGLMLSHGASSMAVCAAENCLGQGGKYAAHLVTRALWTVPQMGAVGLSEEEAEKRGLNVEVGGFPYSINGYAMLRGEVDGAVKIVTDADTGEILGVHIVGGAATETIGEAVLAMQLECTVAELARGIRVHPAFCETVVDAARDAAGWALYLPRRS; encoded by the coding sequence ATGTACGATGTGATCGTGATCGGCGGCGGCTCGGGCGGCTACGCGGGGGCCATCAGGGCCTCGCAACTCGGCGGCAAGGTCGCGCTTATCGAAGGCGGCCAGATGGGCGGCACCTGCGTCAACCGGGGCTGCATCCCGAGCAAGATCTGGCTGCACGCCGCCGCCATCCTGGACCAGACCCGCAAGGCCGGCGAATTCGGCATCAAGGCCTCGGTCGATGCCCTCGACCTGGCCGCCATCACGGACCGCAAGAACGGGGTGTCGAGCGACATCCGCATGGGCATGGAGGCGTTGCTGCAAAACAACGGCGTGGACGTCATCCGCGGCCGGGGCACGCTCAAAAGCGGGAGGGAAGTCCTGGTCGACGGCCAGGTCGTTGCCGGCAAAAACATCATCATCGCCACGGGCAGCTCCCTGGCCGTCCCCGACGTGCCCGGCCTGGCCGAGGCGGCCTGGACCAGCGACCAGCTCCTGGAGGCCACGGCCATCCCGGCCTCGGTCCTGGTGACCGACCCCGGCTTCATCGGCGTCGAGTTGGCCTTCCTGCTGGCCGTGTTCGGGGCCAAGGTGACCATCGCCGTGCCCACGCCGCGCATCCTGCCGGCCGAGGACCAGGACACCAGCCAGCGCCTCGCCCAGTCCCTGCGCGAACGCGGCGTCACGATCCTCACGCGCCAGACCCTGGCCTCGGTGGCCCCGGCCGGCGACGGCTTCGCCTGCCTGCTGTCCGGCAACGGCAAGGAGCAGGCCGTGGAAGTGGCCAAGGTGCTCGTCTCCACGCGCAAACCCAACGTCGAGGGCCTTGGCCTGGAAGCGCTCGGCATCAAGCGCAAGGACGACGGCGGCATCGCGGTCGATGACCGCCTGCGCACGGCCGTGCCCACGGTCTACGCCATCGGCGACGCCACCGGCGGGCTGATGCTCAGCCACGGCGCCTCCTCCATGGCCGTGTGCGCCGCCGAGAACTGCCTGGGCCAGGGCGGCAAATACGCCGCCCACCTGGTGACCCGGGCCCTGTGGACCGTGCCGCAGATGGGCGCGGTGGGCCTGTCCGAGGAAGAGGCCGAGAAGCGGGGCCTCAATGTCGAGGTCGGCGGCTTCCCCTACTCCATCAACGGCTACGCCATGCTGCGCGGCGAGGTGGACGGCGCGGTGAAAATCGTCACCGACGCGGATACCGGCGAGATCCTCGGCGTGCACATCGTCGGCGGCGCGGCCACCGAAACCATCGGCGAGGCGGTGCTCGCCATGCAGCTCGAATGTACCGTGGCCGAGCTGGCCCGGGGCATCCGCGTCCACCCGGCCTTTTGCGAGACCGTGGTCGACGCCGCCCGGGACGCCGCCGGTTGGGCCCTGTACCTGCCCAGGCGTTCGTGA
- a CDS encoding dihydrolipoamide acetyltransferase family protein, with the protein MSVTVSMPKLGLTMKTGKVSKWLKAEGDAVKKGEALFEVETDKITNTVEAPEDGILYQIVVPAGATVPVGLVLGVIASPGEAPERLEAGQAGDAPAGGAAKAAARPASPATAATPAAPREIVASPAAKRLARELGVDLATVAGGGPGGRIREEDVTAHHEAASKLPKITPLAAVIAAKAGLDIRTVTGTGERGKITREDVERALHPESAETPAPDAAAATGATAEVTVVPMTGLRRAIADNMAASLAQAAQLTLITEVDATESLAFLATVRAMHQKDPSFRVSVNDILILATSRALTRFPMMNATQVGDDIHIHADVNMGVAVAIEGGLIVPVLRAAHRKSLTRIAREARELAGKARTGSLTADDLAGGTFTISNMSRSPVDFFTPILKPTETGILGVGRVVDKPVVRKGEITIRSMMGLSLTFDHRVIDGAPAGEFLKLLCQYVEQPSLILF; encoded by the coding sequence GTGAGCGTAACGGTATCGATGCCCAAACTGGGCCTGACCATGAAGACCGGCAAGGTCTCCAAATGGCTCAAGGCCGAGGGGGACGCGGTCAAAAAGGGCGAAGCCCTTTTCGAGGTCGAAACGGACAAGATCACCAACACCGTGGAGGCCCCCGAGGACGGCATCCTCTACCAGATCGTGGTGCCGGCCGGCGCGACGGTGCCGGTGGGGCTGGTGCTCGGGGTCATCGCCTCGCCGGGCGAGGCCCCCGAGCGCCTCGAGGCCGGCCAGGCCGGCGACGCCCCGGCCGGTGGCGCGGCCAAGGCGGCGGCCAGGCCGGCCAGCCCGGCCACGGCCGCCACCCCGGCCGCGCCCAGGGAAATCGTCGCCTCCCCGGCGGCCAAGCGCCTGGCCCGGGAGCTCGGGGTGGACCTGGCCACGGTCGCCGGCGGCGGCCCCGGCGGGCGCATCCGGGAAGAGGACGTCACCGCCCATCACGAGGCCGCCTCGAAACTCCCGAAAATCACCCCCCTGGCCGCGGTCATCGCCGCCAAGGCCGGCCTCGACATCCGCACCGTCACCGGCACGGGCGAGCGCGGCAAGATCACCCGCGAGGACGTGGAGCGGGCGCTCCATCCCGAATCGGCCGAAACGCCGGCGCCGGACGCCGCCGCCGCGACGGGCGCGACCGCGGAGGTGACCGTGGTGCCCATGACCGGCCTGCGCCGGGCCATCGCCGACAACATGGCGGCCAGCCTGGCCCAGGCGGCCCAGTTGACGCTTATAACGGAAGTCGACGCCACCGAAAGCCTGGCTTTCCTGGCCACCGTGCGGGCCATGCACCAAAAGGACCCGTCGTTTCGGGTCTCCGTAAACGACATCCTGATCCTGGCCACCTCCCGGGCGCTGACGCGCTTCCCGATGATGAACGCGACCCAGGTCGGCGACGACATCCATATCCACGCCGACGTCAACATGGGCGTGGCCGTGGCCATCGAGGGCGGGCTCATCGTGCCGGTACTGCGCGCGGCCCACAGGAAAAGCCTGACCCGGATCGCCCGCGAGGCCCGGGAACTCGCCGGCAAGGCCCGCACGGGCAGCCTCACCGCCGACGACCTGGCCGGCGGCACCTTCACCATCTCCAACATGAGCCGCTCGCCGGTGGATTTCTTCACCCCCATCCTCAAGCCCACCGAGACGGGCATCCTGGGCGTGGGCCGCGTGGTGGACAAGCCGGTGGTCCGCAAGGGCGAGATCACTATCCGCTCCATGATGGGCCTGAGCCTCACCTTCGACCACCGGGTCATCGACGGCGCCCCGGCCGGCGAATTCCTGAAACTGTTGTGCCAGTACGTGGAGCAGCCCTCGCTCATTTTGTTCTAA
- a CDS encoding acetoin reductase — MAIDGKIALVTGSAQGIGRGIALRLAADGANIALVDLKKDKLAAVAKEIEGLGRKATVFGADVSDRAQVYAAIDHAEAALGGFDIMVNNAGIAQVKALADVTPEEIELIFRINVFGVLWGIQAAAAKFLARKRKGKIISASSIAGHDGFALIGAYSATKFAVRGLTQAAAREYAAAGITVNAYCPGVVDTDMWDGIDKGFQKVTGAAPRETYNKYCAGIALGRPETPADVAALVSFLAGPDSDYMTGQAVLIDGGMVYR, encoded by the coding sequence ATGGCTATTGACGGAAAAATCGCGCTGGTCACCGGTTCCGCCCAGGGTATCGGCCGGGGCATTGCATTGCGCCTGGCCGCCGACGGCGCGAATATCGCCCTCGTCGACCTCAAAAAAGACAAGCTGGCCGCCGTGGCCAAGGAAATCGAAGGCCTGGGCCGCAAGGCCACCGTCTTTGGCGCCGACGTCTCCGACCGCGCCCAGGTCTATGCCGCCATCGACCACGCCGAGGCCGCGCTCGGAGGCTTCGACATCATGGTCAACAACGCCGGCATCGCCCAGGTCAAGGCCCTGGCCGACGTCACGCCCGAGGAAATCGAACTGATCTTTCGGATCAACGTCTTCGGCGTGCTCTGGGGCATCCAGGCCGCCGCCGCCAAGTTCCTGGCCAGAAAGCGGAAAGGCAAGATCATCAGCGCCTCCTCCATCGCCGGCCACGACGGCTTCGCGCTCATCGGCGCCTACTCGGCCACGAAATTCGCCGTGCGCGGCCTGACCCAGGCCGCCGCCCGCGAGTACGCCGCCGCCGGCATCACGGTCAACGCCTACTGCCCGGGCGTGGTGGACACCGACATGTGGGACGGCATCGACAAGGGCTTCCAGAAGGTCACCGGCGCCGCGCCCAGGGAAACCTACAACAAGTACTGCGCCGGCATCGCCCTGGGCCGGCCCGAAACCCCGGCCGACGTGGCCGCCCTGGTGTCTTTCCTGGCCGGGCCGGATTCCGACTACATGACCGGCCAGGCCGTGCTCATCGACGGCGGCATGGTCTACCGCTGA
- the thiC gene encoding phosphomethylpyrimidine synthase ThiC: MALFHPNPRLESVLDRHLEAMAAAEGLSPDGVAAAVAAGTMTVLANPGHGGVRPTLIGQPAAIKVNANIGTSPLLNDAAMEGEKLRICETAGADTVMDLSTAGDLDAIRRGMLAATFLPLGTVPVYAVANRYIAAEADPAGMTEDEILAEIEKQAAQGVDFMTVHCGVTARAVDLSREEERVTGIVSRGGAILARWMRRNGRENPFYGRFDDILDIARAHNVVLSLGDGLRPGAGADAGDAAQWEEVIELGRLARRARARGVQVMIEGPGHVPLNLVGAHIQCIKRLTAQAPLYVLGPLTTDCAPGYDHIGAAIGGALAGTFGADFLCYVTPAEHLTLPCADDVRQGIMASRIAAQAAETARGRERAVSRNRDMSRARKALDWEAMAELAIDPALVRERRRQFGHQKECAMCGKFCAVRMQDGL; the protein is encoded by the coding sequence ATGGCGCTTTTTCACCCCAATCCCCGTCTCGAAAGCGTCCTCGACCGGCATCTCGAGGCCATGGCCGCCGCCGAGGGCCTGTCCCCGGACGGCGTCGCGGCGGCCGTGGCCGCCGGCACCATGACCGTGCTGGCCAATCCCGGCCACGGCGGCGTGCGCCCGACGCTCATCGGCCAGCCGGCCGCCATCAAGGTCAACGCCAACATCGGCACCTCGCCGTTGCTTAACGACGCGGCCATGGAGGGCGAGAAGCTGCGCATCTGCGAAACGGCCGGCGCCGACACGGTCATGGACCTGTCCACGGCCGGCGACCTGGACGCCATCCGCCGGGGCATGCTGGCCGCCACCTTCCTGCCGCTGGGCACCGTGCCGGTCTACGCCGTGGCCAACCGCTACATCGCCGCCGAGGCCGATCCGGCCGGCATGACCGAGGACGAGATCCTCGCCGAGATCGAAAAGCAGGCCGCCCAGGGCGTGGACTTCATGACCGTGCACTGCGGGGTGACGGCCCGGGCCGTGGACCTGTCCCGGGAAGAGGAGCGCGTCACGGGCATCGTCTCCCGGGGCGGCGCCATTCTGGCCCGCTGGATGCGCCGCAACGGCCGGGAAAACCCCTTTTACGGCCGCTTCGACGACATCCTGGACATCGCCCGGGCGCACAACGTGGTCTTAAGCCTCGGCGACGGCCTGCGGCCCGGGGCCGGGGCCGACGCCGGCGACGCCGCCCAGTGGGAGGAGGTCATCGAGCTGGGCCGGCTGGCCCGCCGGGCCAGGGCCCGGGGGGTGCAGGTCATGATCGAGGGGCCGGGCCATGTGCCGCTTAACCTCGTCGGCGCCCACATCCAGTGCATCAAGCGCCTGACGGCCCAGGCGCCGCTCTACGTCCTGGGCCCCCTGACCACGGACTGCGCCCCGGGCTACGACCACATCGGCGCGGCCATCGGCGGCGCCCTGGCCGGCACCTTCGGCGCGGACTTCCTGTGCTACGTCACCCCGGCCGAGCACCTGACGCTGCCCTGCGCCGACGACGTGCGCCAGGGCATCATGGCCTCGCGCATCGCCGCCCAGGCCGCCGAGACGGCCCGGGGCCGGGAGCGGGCCGTCTCCCGAAACCGCGACATGTCCCGGGCGCGCAAGGCCCTGGACTGGGAGGCCATGGCCGAGCTGGCCATCGATCCGGCCCTGGTGCGCGAACGCCGCCGGCAATTCGGCCATCAAAAGGAATGCGCCATGTGCGGCAAGTTCTGCGCCGTGCGCATGCAGGACGGGCTGTGA
- a CDS encoding DUF6506 family protein — MDTILKAAFIFIAPEADPAVHRAWTRTPKVHLLTVGVANYAQAEALAKELVDAEGIAAIELCGGFGNAGTARIAAAVPVPVGAVRFDIHPGLGNVSGDALF; from the coding sequence ATGGACACCATTCTCAAGGCCGCCTTCATCTTCATCGCCCCCGAGGCCGATCCGGCCGTCCACCGGGCCTGGACCCGCACGCCCAAGGTGCACCTGCTCACCGTCGGCGTCGCGAACTACGCCCAGGCCGAGGCCCTGGCCAAGGAACTCGTGGACGCCGAAGGCATCGCCGCCATCGAGCTGTGCGGCGGCTTCGGCAACGCCGGCACGGCCCGCATCGCCGCCGCCGTGCCGGTGCCGGTCGGCGCCGTGCGCTTCGACATCCACCCGGGGCTCGGCAACGTCAGCGGCGACGCCCTGTTTTAG
- a CDS encoding alpha-ketoacid dehydrogenase subunit beta, translating into MANKTYLQALNEAMRQEMERDENVFILGEDVGQFGGCFGVTKGLFDRFGEARVIDTPITESVIVGTAAGAAASGLRPIAELMFVDFIGVALDQLFNQAAKMRFMFGGKAKVPMTLRMPQGAGVGAAAQHSQSLEAWFMHIPGLKVAIPATPHDAKGLLISAIRDDNPVVFLEHKMLYGLEGEVPDEPYTVPFGQADIKRVGTDVTVVATSLMVQSALAAAERLAAEGVSVEVVDPRTVLPLDMDTIIESVKKTHCLVVAHEAVGFAGPGAEIVAQVAEKALDYLDAPVKRVAAPFSPIPFTPPLEKAWIPSADDIVAAVKSIR; encoded by the coding sequence ATGGCGAACAAAACCTATCTGCAGGCGCTCAACGAGGCCATGCGCCAGGAAATGGAACGCGACGAGAACGTCTTCATCCTGGGCGAGGACGTCGGCCAATTCGGCGGCTGCTTCGGCGTCACCAAGGGGCTCTTCGACCGCTTCGGCGAAGCCCGGGTCATCGACACGCCCATCACCGAGAGCGTCATCGTCGGCACGGCCGCCGGCGCGGCGGCCAGCGGCCTGCGGCCCATCGCCGAACTGATGTTCGTGGACTTCATCGGCGTGGCCCTGGACCAGCTGTTCAACCAGGCGGCCAAGATGCGCTTCATGTTCGGCGGCAAGGCCAAGGTGCCCATGACCCTGCGCATGCCCCAGGGCGCGGGCGTGGGCGCCGCCGCCCAGCACTCCCAGTCCCTGGAAGCCTGGTTCATGCACATCCCCGGCCTCAAGGTGGCCATCCCGGCCACGCCCCACGACGCCAAGGGACTGCTTATCAGCGCCATCCGCGACGACAACCCGGTGGTCTTTCTCGAACACAAGATGCTCTACGGCCTGGAGGGCGAGGTGCCCGACGAGCCCTACACCGTGCCCTTCGGCCAGGCCGACATCAAGCGCGTGGGCACGGACGTGACCGTGGTGGCCACGTCGCTGATGGTCCAGTCGGCCCTGGCCGCGGCCGAGCGGCTCGCCGCCGAGGGCGTCAGCGTCGAGGTCGTGGACCCGCGCACCGTGCTGCCGCTGGACATGGACACCATCATCGAGTCCGTCAAGAAGACCCACTGCCTGGTGGTGGCCCACGAGGCCGTGGGCTTCGCCGGCCCGGGCGCGGAGATCGTGGCGCAGGTGGCGGAAAAGGCCCTGGACTACCTGGACGCGCCGGTAAAACGCGTGGCCGCGCCCTTTTCGCCCATCCCCTTCACGCCGCCCCTGGAAAAGGCCTGGATACCGAGCGCCGACGACATCGTGGCCGCGGTCAAGTCCATCCGCTAG
- the lipA gene encoding lipoyl synthase: MRAIPTADGQSPITDLDVTELGLVPYDTALALQRRLVDRRIADEAPDRLLLLEHPPVITLGTGGDEADVVADAVTLREKGVAVMRTERGGKATFHGPGQLVAYPILKLREKDLHAYLRRMLDVVAALLASYGLSPRLGLRGPGVWVDGAKIASIGLAVRKWVTFHGVALNVNTDLGWFSLITPCGYAGERMTSMRELLGEPMDMDDVTARYVREFRRVFGYPRPACRGSRLPARPDWLRVPAPDPAPAGRMEALLTRLHLGTVCQEANCPNIGECFSRGTSTFLILGTVCTRGCRYCAVEKGLPRPFDPREPERVARAVAALGLRHAVVTSVTRDDLPDGGAEQFARTIAAIRKHCPDTTVEVLVPDFAGSASALDTVRQARPDVFNHNIETVRRLFPTVRPKADYALSLAILGRAAAAGLAVKSGLMLGLGETDAEIAATLGDLRAAGCRQVTLGQYLAPTPAHAPVERYVTPAAFAAWADTARAMGFDDVAAGPLVRSSYRAEAMLRPRPTATDRARVA, encoded by the coding sequence ATGCGAGCGATCCCCACTGCGGACGGCCAATCCCCCATCACGGACCTCGACGTGACGGAACTCGGGCTTGTCCCCTACGACACGGCCCTTGCGCTCCAACGGCGCCTCGTCGACCGGCGCATCGCCGACGAGGCCCCGGACAGGCTCCTGCTCCTCGAACACCCGCCGGTGATCACCCTGGGCACGGGCGGCGACGAAGCCGACGTCGTGGCCGACGCGGTCACGCTACGGGAAAAAGGCGTGGCCGTCATGCGTACGGAACGCGGCGGCAAGGCCACCTTCCACGGCCCCGGCCAACTCGTGGCCTACCCCATCCTCAAGCTGCGCGAAAAGGACCTGCACGCCTATTTGCGGCGCATGCTCGACGTGGTGGCGGCGCTGCTCGCCTCCTACGGCCTTTCGCCCCGACTCGGGCTTCGCGGCCCGGGGGTGTGGGTCGACGGGGCCAAGATCGCCAGCATCGGCCTGGCCGTGCGCAAATGGGTGACCTTCCACGGCGTGGCGCTCAACGTGAACACGGACCTCGGCTGGTTTTCGCTGATCACCCCCTGCGGCTACGCCGGGGAACGCATGACCTCCATGCGGGAGCTTTTGGGCGAGCCCATGGACATGGACGACGTCACGGCGCGTTACGTGCGGGAGTTCCGCCGGGTTTTCGGCTACCCCCGGCCGGCTTGCCGGGGTTCCCGACTCCCCGCCCGGCCGGACTGGCTGCGTGTGCCGGCCCCCGATCCGGCCCCGGCCGGTCGCATGGAGGCCCTGCTTACCCGCCTGCATCTCGGCACGGTCTGTCAGGAAGCCAACTGCCCCAACATCGGCGAGTGCTTCAGCCGGGGCACCTCGACCTTCCTGATCCTCGGCACGGTCTGCACGCGCGGCTGTCGCTACTGCGCCGTGGAAAAGGGCCTGCCCCGGCCGTTTGATCCGCGGGAGCCGGAGCGCGTGGCCCGGGCCGTGGCCGCCCTTGGCCTGCGCCATGCCGTGGTCACCTCGGTCACCCGCGACGACCTGCCCGACGGTGGAGCCGAACAGTTCGCCCGCACCATCGCCGCCATCCGAAAGCACTGCCCGGACACCACCGTGGAAGTGCTCGTGCCCGATTTCGCCGGCAGCGCATCGGCCCTGGACACGGTCCGCCAGGCCCGGCCCGACGTGTTTAACCACAACATCGAGACCGTGCGCCGCCTGTTTCCCACAGTGCGCCCCAAGGCGGACTACGCCCTGTCCCTGGCTATCCTTGGCCGGGCGGCCGCCGCCGGGCTCGCCGTCAAATCCGGGCTCATGCTCGGGCTTGGCGAAACCGACGCCGAGATCGCCGCGACCCTCGGCGACCTGCGCGCCGCCGGCTGCCGCCAAGTGACCCTGGGCCAGTACCTCGCCCCGACACCCGCCCACGCCCCCGTCGAGCGCTATGTCACGCCGGCCGCCTTCGCCGCCTGGGCGGACACGGCCCGGGCCATGGGTTTCGACGACGTCGCGGCCGGGCCGCTGGTGCGCAGTTCCTACCGGGCCGAGGCCATGCTGCGGCCACGGCCGACGGCAACCGACCGGGCGCGGGTCGCCTGA